One region of Streptomyces davaonensis JCM 4913 genomic DNA includes:
- a CDS encoding 4a-hydroxytetrahydrobiopterin dehydratase yields MAVEPLSQKEIEDRLAELPGWSLDGDRLARGYRLPSHFAATALVVHIAQVQDELDHHSDLTLGYNKVALTVNTHSVGGAVTEKDFELAARVEALAPGHGAE; encoded by the coding sequence ATGGCCGTCGAACCGCTGTCGCAGAAGGAGATCGAGGACCGCCTCGCGGAACTGCCGGGCTGGTCGCTCGACGGGGACCGCCTGGCCCGTGGCTACCGGCTCCCCTCGCACTTCGCGGCCACCGCGCTGGTCGTGCACATCGCCCAGGTCCAGGACGAGCTCGACCACCACTCCGACCTCACGCTCGGCTACAACAAGGTCGCCCTGACCGTGAACACCCACAGCGTGGGCGGCGCGGTCACCGAGAAGGACTTCGAGCTGGCCGCCCGGGTGGAGGCGCTGGCTCCGGGACACGGGGCCGAGTGA
- a CDS encoding SAM-dependent methyltransferase, producing the protein MTDIDTSRPHPARVYDWWLGGKDNYPVDEELARRILAVDGTVLRGARANRRFMHRATRTAAEAGIRQFLDIGTGIPTEPNLHQVAQSVAADSKVVYADNDPIVLRHAEALLHSSAEGSTHYLHADVRDPDTILGQAAVHLDLDQPIALSLVALTHYLGEEAHGLLKKYVAALAPGSFLVLSQVTPDLSPEAIEKAAEQFRRSGTPFHPRSLAEFSRFFEGLELLGPGVIPVTGWRPEPEDVAAQAEGIVPVYAGVARKP; encoded by the coding sequence ATGACCGACATCGACACCAGCCGGCCGCACCCGGCCCGGGTGTACGACTGGTGGCTGGGCGGCAAGGACAACTACCCGGTGGACGAGGAGCTGGCCCGGCGGATCCTCGCCGTGGACGGCACGGTGCTGCGCGGGGCGCGCGCCAACCGCCGGTTCATGCACCGGGCGACCCGGACCGCCGCCGAGGCGGGGATCCGGCAGTTCCTGGACATCGGCACCGGCATCCCGACCGAGCCCAATCTGCACCAGGTGGCCCAGTCGGTCGCCGCCGACTCGAAGGTGGTGTACGCCGACAACGACCCGATCGTGCTGCGGCACGCGGAGGCGCTGCTGCACAGCTCCGCCGAGGGCTCCACGCACTATCTGCACGCGGACGTCCGGGACCCCGACACGATCCTCGGGCAGGCGGCCGTACACCTGGACCTCGACCAGCCGATCGCCCTGTCGCTGGTGGCGCTGACCCACTACCTGGGTGAGGAGGCCCACGGCCTGCTGAAGAAGTACGTCGCCGCCCTCGCGCCCGGCAGCTTCCTGGTGCTGTCCCAGGTCACCCCTGACCTGAGCCCCGAGGCGATCGAGAAGGCCGCCGAGCAGTTCCGCCGCAGCGGCACGCCCTTCCACCCCCGCTCCCTGGCCGAGTTCAGCCGCTTCTTCGAGGGCCTGGAGCTGCTCGGCCCCGGCGTGATCCCGGTGACCGGGTGGCGTCCCGAGCCGGAGGACGTGGCCGCCCAGGCCGAGGGCATCGTGCCGGTGTACGCGGGCGTCGCCCGCAAGCCGTGA
- a CDS encoding helix-turn-helix domain-containing protein, which produces MTTTPTDRGVGPLLRAWREQRRVSQLELALRADSSARHISFIETGRSRPSEDMVLRLAEHLEVPVRERNALLLAAGYAPRYSQTPLDDPAMDAVRAGMERLIQGYEPYPAIVVDAMYNVQAANRGILMLLEDIPEQLLAPPLNAMRLTLHPEGLAPRIRNLREWRGHLLAQMERQIALHRSEPLRQLYEEVAAYPVPEEDPSEEPAEPVPYFALPMLIEHEGRTLSFISSISTFNTPMDVTVAELAIETLLPADPATVKYLQSLMP; this is translated from the coding sequence ATGACCACCACTCCCACCGACCGGGGCGTCGGCCCGCTGCTGCGGGCCTGGCGGGAGCAGCGCCGGGTCAGTCAGCTGGAACTGGCGCTGCGCGCCGACTCCTCCGCCCGGCACATCAGCTTCATCGAGACGGGCCGCTCCCGGCCGAGCGAGGACATGGTGCTGCGGCTCGCCGAGCATCTGGAGGTGCCGGTCCGGGAGCGCAACGCCCTTCTGCTGGCGGCCGGTTACGCGCCGCGCTACTCGCAGACCCCGCTCGACGACCCGGCGATGGACGCGGTGCGCGCGGGCATGGAGCGGCTGATCCAGGGCTATGAGCCGTACCCGGCGATCGTGGTGGACGCCATGTACAACGTGCAGGCGGCCAACCGGGGCATCCTGATGCTGCTGGAGGACATCCCCGAGCAGCTGCTCGCTCCCCCGCTGAACGCGATGCGCCTCACCCTCCACCCGGAGGGCTTGGCGCCGCGCATCCGCAACCTCCGTGAGTGGCGCGGCCACCTGCTCGCCCAGATGGAACGGCAGATCGCCCTGCACCGCTCGGAGCCGCTGCGGCAGTTGTACGAGGAGGTGGCGGCTTACCCGGTGCCGGAGGAGGACCCGAGCGAGGAACCGGCGGAGCCCGTCCCCTACTTCGCCCTCCCGATGCTGATCGAGCACGAGGGCCGGACGCTGTCGTTCATCTCCTCGATCTCCACCTTCAACACCCCGATGGACGTGACGGTCGCCGAGCTGGCCATCGAGACTCTGCTCCCGGCCGACCCGGCGACGGTCAAGTACCTTCAGTCACTCATGCCCTGA
- a CDS encoding nitrate reductase subunit alpha — MTDTQIPPTEPGAALLKAGRFFRPGTPAPDLHSIELTGGREADSFYRDRWSHDKVVNSTHGVNCTGSCRWKVYVKDGIITWETQQTDYPSVGPDSPEYEPRGCPRGAAFSWYTYSPTRVRYPYIRGVLLEMYREAKARLKDPVLAWADLQSDPERRRRYQQARGKGGLVRANWDEAVELVAAAHVHTIKTYGPDRIAGFSPIPAMSMVSHAAGARFHSLIGAPMLSFYDWYADLPVASPQVFGDQTDVPESGDWWDAAYLMMWGSNVPVTRTPDAHWMAEARYRGQKVVVVSPDYADNTKFADEWLHPHPGTDGALALAMGHVVLKEFFVDRETPFFTDYVRKFTDLPFLVTLTERDGAHVPGKFLRASDLGQGGEGADWKTVVLDEVTGRAVVPKGSLGFRWTESGKGDWNLELGDIRPQLSLHGSQVATGVEVLLPRFDNGEGQGDVLRRGVPATRLGGADGPLVTTVYDLLLAQYAVARPGLPGDWPSSYEDADSPGTPGWQEAHTSVPAAKCVKIAREFARTAERSKGRCMILMGAGTNHWFHSETIYRAFLALLQLTGCQGRNGGGWAHYVGQEKCRPVTGWATLAAGSDWSRPPRQMIGTAYWFLNTDQWRYDRFTADVLASPLGEGRFEGMTGADCLALSARSGWMPSYPTFDRNPLELGEAFGDPVAKAVAELRAGTLKFACEDPDAPENWPRVLTLWRANLLGSSAKGAEYFTRHLLGTQSSLSAAEARPEERPRDVTWREEAPEGKLDLLLSLDFRQTSSTLLSDVVLPAATWYEKHDLSSTDMHPYVHSFSPAVDPPWQARTDFDTFKALAEKLSELSEGHLGVRKDLVAAPLQHDTPAETAQPGGVVRDWKRGECDPVPGKTMPNLVVVERDYTKIGAKFGSLGPLVEQLGLPAKGIALRPDEEVEHLRHLNGVGFDGRPALDTAVKAANTILALSGTTNGRLATQGFHTLEARTGQEMAHLAAEHEGKRVTYADTQAAPVPVITSPEWSGSESGGRRYTAFTLNTEHLKPWHTLTGRQHFFLDHDWIHELGEALPVYRPPLDMNKLFGEPRIGPDGSREVTVRYLTPHNKWSIHSEYQDNLFMLALSRGGQNIWMSPQDADAIGVADNDWIEAVNRNGVVVARAVVSHRMPAGTVYMHHAQERTVNVPKTETTGLRGGIHNSLTRLILKPSHLIGGYAQLSWAFNYLGPTGNQRDEITVIRRRGQEVEY; from the coding sequence GTGACCGACACCCAGATACCGCCCACCGAGCCCGGCGCGGCGCTGCTGAAGGCGGGCAGGTTCTTCCGGCCCGGCACCCCCGCACCCGATCTGCACAGCATCGAGCTGACCGGCGGTCGCGAGGCGGACTCCTTCTACCGGGACCGCTGGAGCCACGACAAGGTCGTGAACTCCACGCACGGCGTGAACTGCACCGGCTCCTGTCGCTGGAAGGTGTACGTCAAGGACGGCATCATCACCTGGGAGACCCAGCAGACGGACTACCCGAGCGTCGGCCCCGACAGCCCCGAGTACGAGCCCCGCGGCTGTCCGCGCGGCGCCGCCTTCTCCTGGTACACCTACTCCCCCACCCGCGTGCGCTACCCGTACATCCGCGGTGTCCTGCTGGAGATGTACCGGGAGGCGAAGGCCCGGCTCAAGGACCCCGTCCTCGCCTGGGCCGACCTCCAGAGCGACCCCGAGCGCCGCCGCCGCTACCAGCAGGCCCGCGGCAAGGGCGGACTGGTGCGCGCCAACTGGGACGAGGCCGTGGAGCTCGTCGCCGCCGCACACGTCCACACGATCAAGACGTACGGCCCCGACCGCATCGCCGGGTTCTCCCCCATCCCCGCGATGTCGATGGTGTCGCACGCGGCGGGCGCCCGCTTCCACTCCCTGATCGGCGCCCCGATGCTGTCGTTCTACGACTGGTACGCCGATCTGCCGGTCGCCTCCCCGCAGGTCTTCGGCGACCAGACCGACGTACCGGAGTCGGGCGACTGGTGGGACGCGGCGTATCTGATGATGTGGGGCTCGAACGTCCCGGTCACCCGCACCCCGGACGCGCACTGGATGGCGGAGGCCCGCTACCGGGGCCAGAAGGTCGTCGTGGTGTCGCCGGACTACGCCGACAACACCAAGTTCGCCGACGAGTGGCTGCACCCGCACCCCGGCACCGACGGTGCCCTGGCCCTGGCGATGGGCCATGTGGTGCTGAAGGAGTTCTTCGTCGACCGCGAGACACCGTTCTTCACCGACTACGTACGGAAGTTCACCGACCTGCCCTTCCTGGTGACGCTCACCGAGCGGGACGGCGCCCATGTGCCGGGGAAGTTCCTGCGCGCCTCCGACCTGGGCCAGGGCGGCGAGGGCGCCGACTGGAAGACGGTCGTCCTGGACGAGGTGACCGGCCGCGCGGTCGTCCCCAAGGGTTCTCTGGGCTTCCGCTGGACCGAGTCGGGCAAGGGCGACTGGAACCTCGAACTCGGCGACATCCGACCCCAGTTGAGCCTGCACGGCAGCCAGGTCGCGACCGGCGTCGAGGTGCTGCTGCCCCGCTTCGACAACGGAGAGGGGCAGGGGGATGTCCTGCGCCGCGGCGTCCCCGCCACCCGCCTCGGCGGCGCCGACGGCCCGCTGGTGACAACCGTGTACGACCTGCTGCTCGCCCAGTACGCGGTGGCCAGGCCCGGTCTGCCCGGCGACTGGCCCTCCTCCTACGAGGACGCGGACTCGCCCGGCACGCCCGGCTGGCAGGAGGCGCACACCTCCGTCCCGGCGGCCAAGTGCGTGAAGATCGCCCGGGAGTTCGCGCGGACCGCCGAGCGCTCCAAGGGCCGCTGCATGATCCTGATGGGCGCGGGCACCAACCACTGGTTCCACTCCGAGACGATCTACCGCGCCTTCCTCGCGCTGCTCCAGCTCACTGGCTGCCAGGGCCGCAACGGCGGCGGCTGGGCGCACTACGTCGGCCAGGAGAAGTGCCGCCCGGTGACCGGCTGGGCCACTCTCGCGGCCGGGTCCGACTGGTCCCGCCCGCCGCGCCAGATGATCGGCACCGCGTACTGGTTCCTCAACACCGACCAGTGGCGCTACGACCGGTTCACCGCCGATGTCCTCGCCTCACCGCTCGGCGAGGGCCGCTTCGAGGGCATGACGGGCGCGGACTGCCTGGCCCTGTCGGCGCGTTCGGGGTGGATGCCGTCGTATCCGACCTTCGACCGCAATCCGCTGGAGCTGGGCGAGGCGTTCGGCGATCCGGTGGCCAAGGCGGTGGCCGAACTGCGGGCGGGCACGCTGAAGTTCGCCTGCGAGGACCCGGACGCGCCGGAGAACTGGCCGCGCGTGCTGACCCTGTGGCGGGCGAACCTGCTGGGCTCGTCGGCGAAGGGCGCCGAGTACTTCACCAGGCATCTGCTGGGCACCCAGTCCTCGCTCAGCGCCGCGGAGGCGCGGCCGGAGGAACGACCCCGCGATGTGACCTGGCGGGAGGAGGCACCCGAGGGCAAGCTCGACCTGCTGCTGTCGCTGGACTTCCGGCAGACCTCCTCCACCCTGCTGTCGGACGTCGTACTGCCCGCCGCGACCTGGTACGAGAAGCACGACCTGTCCAGCACGGACATGCACCCCTACGTGCACTCCTTCTCCCCGGCCGTCGACCCGCCGTGGCAGGCGCGCACCGACTTCGACACCTTCAAGGCGCTGGCCGAGAAGCTCAGCGAACTGTCCGAGGGCCATCTCGGGGTGCGCAAGGACCTGGTGGCCGCGCCGCTCCAGCACGACACCCCCGCCGAGACCGCCCAGCCGGGCGGAGTGGTGCGGGACTGGAAGCGCGGCGAGTGCGATCCCGTGCCCGGCAAGACCATGCCGAACCTGGTGGTCGTGGAGCGCGACTACACGAAGATCGGGGCGAAGTTCGGCTCGCTCGGCCCGCTGGTCGAGCAACTGGGCCTGCCCGCAAAGGGAATCGCACTGAGGCCGGACGAGGAGGTCGAGCACCTCCGGCACCTCAACGGCGTCGGCTTCGACGGCCGCCCCGCCCTCGACACGGCGGTAAAGGCGGCGAACACCATCCTCGCCCTGTCCGGCACCACCAACGGCCGCCTGGCGACCCAGGGTTTCCACACCCTGGAGGCCCGCACCGGGCAGGAGATGGCCCACCTGGCCGCCGAGCACGAGGGCAAGCGTGTCACGTACGCCGACACCCAGGCCGCTCCGGTGCCGGTGATCACCTCGCCGGAGTGGTCGGGCAGCGAGTCCGGCGGGCGCCGCTACACGGCGTTCACGCTCAACACCGAGCACCTCAAGCCCTGGCACACCCTCACCGGGCGCCAGCACTTCTTCCTGGACCACGACTGGATCCACGAACTGGGCGAGGCACTGCCGGTGTACCGGCCGCCGCTGGACATGAACAAGCTGTTCGGCGAACCCCGCATCGGCCCGGACGGCAGCCGGGAAGTGACGGTCCGTTATCTCACCCCGCACAACAAGTGGTCCATCCACTCCGAGTACCAGGACAACCTGTTCATGCTGGCGCTCTCCCGCGGCGGCCAGAACATCTGGATGTCCCCGCAGGACGCCGACGCGATCGGCGTCGCCGACAACGACTGGATCGAGGCGGTCAACCGCAACGGCGTGGTCGTGGCCCGTGCGGTCGTCTCGCACCGGATGCCGGCCGGCACGGTCTACATGCACCACGCGCAGGAGCGCACGGTGAACGTGCCGAAGACGGAGACGACCGGCCTGCGCGGCGGCATCCACAACTCCCTCACCCGTCTGATCCTCAAACCGTCCCATCTCATCGGCGGCTACGCCCAGTTGTCCTGGGCGTTCAACTACCTGGGCCCGACGGGCAACCAGCGCGACGAGATCACGGTGATCCGCCGCCGCGGCCAGGAGGTCGAGTACTGA
- a CDS encoding helix-turn-helix transcriptional regulator: MKSSRLVSILLLLQTRGRMTAAQLAEELEVSVRTVYRDVEALSAAGVPLYGDAGHAGGYRLLDGYRTRLTGLTADEAEALFLAGVPGPAAELGLGSVLAAAELKVRAALPVQADRISARFHLDAPGWYADGDETPFLPAVADAVWNSRVLHILYRRWREPTDVERRLEPYGLVLKAGRWYVVAGPGPRTFRVDQILRLTASGEEFGRPEGFDLAAYWTRYQRDFHDRLHRSEAVVRLAPGRTLPSARDLRTEPDGWTRATVPIESVDHAHGEFLRLGTDVEVLQPAELRARIARTVAELAGKYGNFTDDGGD, from the coding sequence GTGAAGTCCAGCCGTCTCGTCTCGATCCTCCTGCTGCTCCAGACCCGGGGCCGGATGACCGCAGCCCAGCTCGCGGAGGAGCTGGAGGTCTCCGTGCGCACGGTCTACCGGGACGTGGAGGCGCTGAGCGCGGCCGGTGTGCCGCTGTACGGCGACGCCGGGCACGCGGGCGGCTACCGCCTGCTGGACGGCTACCGCACCCGCCTCACCGGGCTGACCGCCGACGAGGCCGAGGCCCTCTTCCTCGCCGGGGTCCCGGGCCCCGCCGCCGAACTGGGCCTCGGCTCGGTGCTCGCCGCCGCCGAGCTGAAGGTGCGCGCCGCGCTCCCGGTCCAGGCCGACCGGATCAGTGCCCGCTTCCATCTCGACGCCCCCGGCTGGTACGCCGACGGCGACGAGACCCCATTCCTCCCGGCGGTCGCCGACGCCGTGTGGAACAGCCGGGTCCTGCACATCCTGTACCGGCGCTGGCGTGAGCCCACCGACGTCGAGCGCCGCCTCGAACCGTACGGACTGGTCCTGAAGGCGGGCCGCTGGTACGTCGTCGCCGGACCGGGCCCGCGCACCTTCCGCGTCGACCAGATCCTCCGACTGACGGCCTCCGGCGAGGAGTTCGGCCGCCCCGAGGGCTTCGACCTGGCCGCCTACTGGACCCGGTACCAGCGCGACTTCCACGACCGGCTGCACCGGAGCGAGGCGGTGGTCCGGCTGGCTCCGGGCCGGACCCTCCCGAGCGCCCGCGACCTGCGTACGGAGCCCGACGGCTGGACCCGCGCCACCGTCCCCATCGAGTCCGTCGACCACGCGCACGGCGAGTTCCTGCGCCTCGGCACGGACGTAGAGGTGCTCCAGCCCGCCGAACTGCGCGCGAGGATCGCCCGAACCGTCGCCGAACTGGCCGGAAAATACGGCAACTTCACGGATGACGGCGGCGACTGA
- a CDS encoding class I SAM-dependent methyltransferase, with protein sequence MLDYDKEADVYDSSRGGEPRAAAAADAVLGLVPDGARSLLDVACGTGIVTRRLAAARPALRVTGADLTYGMARMAAARLPGRVVLADSRRLPFPDGTFDAVTSVWLLHLLDRGDDMGAVVAECARVLRPGGVYVTTVDKAAAHDVGSDIDAVLAPRPRRDAPDASARVEARAAEQGLDLVGGASFTGLGQGRSPRGTAADLRRGWFTQLPPGAPLTERFAAELEVLPDPDRRRPDPVFSLRAFRKPG encoded by the coding sequence GTGCTCGACTACGACAAGGAAGCCGACGTCTACGACTCCTCGCGCGGCGGTGAGCCCCGGGCCGCCGCCGCGGCCGACGCGGTGCTCGGCCTGGTGCCGGACGGTGCCCGAAGCCTCCTCGACGTGGCCTGCGGCACCGGCATCGTCACCCGGCGGCTCGCGGCGGCGCGGCCCGCGCTGCGGGTGACGGGCGCGGATCTGACGTACGGGATGGCCCGGATGGCCGCCGCGCGGCTGCCCGGAAGGGTGGTGTTGGCGGACAGCCGGCGGCTGCCGTTTCCCGACGGGACGTTCGACGCGGTGACCAGTGTGTGGCTGCTGCACCTGCTGGACCGGGGCGACGACATGGGCGCGGTGGTCGCCGAGTGCGCCCGGGTGCTGCGGCCCGGCGGGGTGTATGTGACCACTGTCGACAAGGCCGCCGCCCATGACGTCGGCAGCGACATCGACGCCGTGCTCGCACCGCGCCCGCGCCGGGACGCACCGGACGCCTCGGCCCGCGTCGAGGCCCGCGCCGCCGAGCAGGGCCTGGACCTCGTCGGCGGCGCGAGCTTCACGGGCCTCGGTCAGGGCCGCAGCCCCCGTGGCACCGCGGCCGATCTGCGCCGGGGCTGGTTCACCCAGCTGCCGCCCGGCGCCCCGCTCACCGAACGCTTCGCCGCCGAGCTGGAGGTCCTGCCGGACCCGGACCGCCGCCGTCCCGACCCGGTGTTCAGCCTGCGGGCGTTCCGGAAGCCCGGGTGA
- a CDS encoding helix-turn-helix domain-containing protein, with product MSERRPAPTVGQVVLGKRLQELREAAGLKREEAAKVLRVASATVRRMEMADVALKIPYVQVLLETYGVPEEEATAFVSLAEEANQPGWWQRYRDVLPDWFSMYVSLEGAARMIRSYEPHFVPGLLQTEDYARAVLEAGTIGQTGPESIERHVALRMERQRLLEGPDRPHIWVIMDETVLRRPVSDHTSVMREQLDRLLEFADRDQVTLQIAEFARGPHPGTYAPFTLFRFAEPELPDMVFTEYLTGALYLDSRTEVAAHLEVLDHMSTGAASADRTRKLLRERRADF from the coding sequence GTGAGTGAGCGGCGGCCTGCGCCGACCGTGGGCCAGGTGGTGCTCGGCAAGCGGCTTCAGGAGCTCCGGGAGGCGGCCGGACTCAAACGCGAGGAAGCCGCGAAGGTCCTGCGAGTGGCCTCGGCGACGGTACGGCGGATGGAGATGGCCGACGTCGCCCTGAAGATCCCGTACGTACAGGTGCTGCTGGAGACCTACGGCGTGCCCGAGGAGGAGGCGACGGCCTTCGTCTCGCTGGCCGAGGAGGCGAACCAGCCGGGCTGGTGGCAGCGGTACCGCGACGTACTGCCGGACTGGTTCAGCATGTATGTGAGCCTGGAGGGCGCGGCGCGGATGATCCGCTCCTACGAGCCGCACTTCGTGCCGGGCCTGCTCCAGACCGAGGACTACGCGCGCGCCGTACTGGAAGCGGGGACGATAGGCCAGACCGGGCCGGAGTCCATAGAGCGGCATGTGGCCCTGCGCATGGAGCGGCAGCGGCTGCTGGAGGGCCCGGACCGGCCGCACATCTGGGTCATCATGGACGAGACGGTGCTGCGCCGGCCGGTGAGCGACCACACGTCGGTGATGCGCGAACAGCTCGACCGGCTGCTGGAGTTCGCCGACCGGGACCAGGTCACGCTTCAGATCGCCGAGTTCGCCCGCGGCCCGCACCCCGGCACCTATGCGCCCTTCACCCTCTTCCGGTTCGCCGAGCCCGAACTGCCGGACATGGTCTTCACCGAGTATCTGACCGGCGCGCTGTACCTGGACTCCCGCACGGAGGTCGCGGCGCATCTGGAGGTCCTGGACCACATGTCCACGGGTGCCGCCTCAGCCGACCGCACGAGAAAGCTCCTCAGGGAGCGCCGCGCGGACTTCTGA